Part of the Choloepus didactylus isolate mChoDid1 chromosome 10, mChoDid1.pri, whole genome shotgun sequence genome is shown below.
CAGGAAAGAGAACTTGGACAACTCAAAATGGGAGGTCACTAGAAAGATAGGATGAAAGGTAGGCTGCATGTTTCTGGCAATTTAAGGCCCAGATATGATGAGGAAGCAGAGGGTAAAGCTttcagaaaagggaagaaagctAGAGATCTAAGGCTGGGAGTGGATGGGCCTTCCAGGCCCTAAGCCAGAGACCTCCAGAGGAATGACCACCAGCAGAGGAATCACCAACTTTGGCTCAAGGTTGGCAAATCAGGATGAGTAGTGGATGCtctaggtttcttttttttccccactcattTATAGgacttttggttttaattttccttaCAGCCCTACAAAATGTTCTTTCAACCAGGTTAAAAGATTTGAGAATTCTCTCTCTATGGTGGGTCCCAGCTCAGCTAGTGGGGTTGGCCAGTGAAGTAGGTAGGCAAGAGGTGTTTAATAGAGAAAAAGGAGGGCACAGTGGTGCCAGGACTGTTTGCACTTCCAAGGAATGTGTGCTCTGAGTGTCTTATTCCTATAGTACATCCTAACCCAGGGCTGGGCAAACAGAAAACATACTGAAAGTACTTATAAGATTGAATCATGGATACTTTTAATTGCCACATcctacaatagccaaaaggcccTTCCTGGCCTGGGGAGGTAGTATCTTGGGTCtctccttcaattcctagctcTTACTTGGTCAGCGATGATTGTCCGGTGCTGGTACATTCCTGGGTTGAGCTGCCAACGACAGAACTGGCCTCTCCAGCCACGGGTGATAGTACCTCCCCCAATGCCACCCAAGGGACAACCTAGATAGAGAATCAGAACAGTTAGGAGGGGAtgagtggtgggggtggggtgggggggcctaTTTCTCACTTTCTGGACTATCAGGATGGGTTTCTCTCAAAACCTAGGAGATGGGACAGTGCAGCTTGCCCAAGTGGGAAGCCTCTGCCCTAACTGCAGCTGACCTGGAGGCTGGGCCCTATCTGAacagggcagagctggggtgaGGCTCACCATAGATCTGTCTCAGGGGTATAGAATTGAACATGTCGATGAAAGGTGCCTTCTTCTCTACTTGGGTCTTCCGGTACCACCACTGTATGTACCTGAAGAGCAAATGGCAGTgtgaggggatgggggtgggttggTAGTACCTCACGGGCTGCAGTCACCCACCTCTCTCCAGATGCCCAGCTGCTACCTCCAATTAAATGGCTCGAGGACCCCATCACCTTCTCTTCCAAACCTCTCCTCTTCTTGACTTCTCTACAGTTCAAGGTCCCTTCATCTTCCCAGATACCACAGCTCACAGTGTGTGAGACTCTATCCTCTTCAGAAGGAGCTTTCAGATCTTCCCTCACCACTCCAATTCCATTACCAATGCTTTAGATCAAACCTCAGGAGCTCTTATCTGAGGTATTGAAAGCACAGTTATGGTTTTCTGGCCTATACAACACCCCTACCCCGCAAAAGGTACAGATTGCTGGGgccaattttcttccttttaaattttattttattcctgatcaaaaaaagtaaaaatgtaaagcCTTCTAAAAACCCCAGCATTTTCCTGCTCTTGTCACAGCCGTGTTCAGAAATTTCTGGGGATGTATCCAACAGGCAAATGATTCAGTTTTGGATTCAAGGCTCTGGCATTTACCCCTGCCTAccttctaattttatttcctacAAATTTCCATTTAAGGTGGGTTCTCACTAAGCAATCCCTGACCTGCCAGACCTTCTCccacttcctctctcctccctacCAGTCATTTTATACCTGTTGATGATCTCTTCTAACCACATAGTTGGGTAAGTAACCCCTCTtagccacagtttcctcatctaaaaaatgggGTACTTCCTGTCCTACCTACCTCATGGAATGGTGAAAAGGATCAAATGACATAATGGATAGGAAAGCCATAAAGTGGAATACCTCTGCACAGAATGATTACTTCTATACAAACTATCTCAACTCCTAATCAGACACTGACTTATTTCAATGTTCTTCATGTGAGTCTGACATATTTTTAAGTTCCTTGAGGAAAGGGACAGTGACATAAACTGGCTAAATATTATCCACAGCTCTAAGCACAGGGCAGAGTACATGGTCTacagtcaataaatgtttactgaatttacaaatgaatgaatgtacaaACAATGGGGCTTAGGAATGTGAAAGACAGGAGGAGCAAGGGGAGGAGAAATTAGATTAAAGAATAGGGAGGGCACAGTCTGGGGGTGAGGGAGAAAGATGGAAGACAAAGGATGAGATGATGGAAAGGCAGAAGATCCTCCCTGCTAGCTCAGAGAAAACTGGACTTTGAAACTGGAGGCCAGAAAGGACTGGTAAAGGGAAGGAGGGTGTAGTGTTGATTAAGGCAGCCAGGAAGAAGAAATGCAAGATATGAAGACTGGCAGAACAAAGGAGCATTCaacattaatgaatgaatggactcTGGGTGGAAGGGGGAGCAATCGAAATTGAGTTCTTACcacactgaagctcagagaactcTGCTTTGCTGGCACTCTTGGAGTGCACCCAGTTCATCTCCCTCTTAGGGTCTACTTCTCTCTCACTCCCTTAATTTAGCAGCTGGCCATTCCTGGCCTATTTGGTTTTCTCCATAATTTTAGACCCCACTCAGAACTATCATTCAGAAGTCTTCTTTGTCTCATCCCTGCCCTCTTCTCAATGCAGGATGTCATCCCATTCCAAAAGCCCTGTGTCAATGACTCCCACCCTATCCTGGTATGGGGAGCCAAGGTCCAGGGGGCTAAGCACAGCTTCAGGCCTCTATGATTCAGCTCATACTCAGGGACTGAGGAAGGCTTGGATGCCCACCTCTTCTTGACCTCTTTGTCTTCTCCACCACATATACCCCACTGTGCTTCTCTTGGTATCCTAGTCCTAAACTCTCTTTTGACCCAAAGGCTTTGGGGTCAAGGTTGGACCGGGTAAGTTGCAGAAGCAGCCTGGAGGGATGATTCATTTCTGGTACAGGCCACCCACAGGAACTAGCAAAGGAGCTAGATATCCAGGTAGCACCAGGCCCTTCCCACTGCCTAGGGCTGGAGTTCGGTAAATGGCTTTCCCACCCCCATAGCACTGAGATACAGGGGAAGTGAAGGATCCCCTACTGAGGCACTGTCTGAGCAGGGTTTCCCATTTATACCCccctccatggctctgtgtttACTGTGTGGACTGACTCAGGATGACCTCAGGGTGATGTTTTTTGTGCTCACATCCACCTGTTCCTGTTAACAGGTCTGGTTCCTCATCACAATTCTTTTGAGTTCAGTACAGATCTTGAGGGATAGTGAGGGGCTCCATAGCTCAGGACAAGTTCTAGGGGTTCTGCAATACTTGGATGGGGAACCAGGGCAGGCTCTGGAAGACTTACCAGGAGCTCTGGGAGACACCTGTGGTGGTGCTCCTCTGGTCAGTAGACTTTGCCTTTTCTATCAGGGCTGTCTATCCAGGAAAAGTGTAAGCAGCCCCCCTCATTACTCTCCCCTTAGGGCAGAGAGCAGGCAGTCTAAAGCTTGAGGAAAGAGGCAGATGGGTGTTGCAACTGTAACGTGATGTGCCTGAATGAGGTACAGAGAATGTCCCAGAAGCTCAAGGGAAGGTGGGGTTAAGAACCTCCCCCTCCCAAATAAAATGACATTGTATCAGCACCACAGCAGCCAGACTATCGTTTTCTACCTTGTCACAAAGTGTAGGTAACCCCAAGGGAAGTCTTTGGAAAAGAGGGAGTATGTGAGAGGGAGCCTAAGTGGAAAAGGCTGACAGCAAGCCCAGATATTCCCACTCTTTTTTGCTGAAAAGACAGGATGTTTGGAGGAAGAGGACTGCAAAGAGATGTGACATAGTATCACCCTCCAAAACCCTGGGACTAGAATATGCTGGGGATAGAGGTCACTTGACTGGGAGGAGTCTATCTGTCTTCTCACCCAATCCCACCTCTGCTGTAAGTCTTGTTCTGGAACAAAGTAAAGCCCAAGTTTCTCTAGGCAATAGGGGCCACTCACCTCCAGCCCATGCCCAAGTGCTTTATCATGTTGCTTAGGGAGATGTTATTGGCCTGAAAGGGTTTCCTCTTCTCAGCAAACTCATGAGCCAGGCAGATGCGCCAGCCAAAGGGGGGCACCTCGTAGCCCCTGGCTTTACCCTCATAGGAAGCCATCAGCAGCCCTGAGTCCTCCGGGTTGCAGTAGCCTGGCTCGTTTTGGGGTGGATTGTCTTCAGGGCTCTCACAATCTGCAACCTGCACAGCCTCAGTGTCTCCGGCATCTTCAACGCAACAAACCCGCAGAGTCCCTCTGGAGCAGCTGGTGTGCTCCAAGGCTGGCATGCCGGTTTCCATGTTCCCTGTATCCTGGGTCCCGACGACCTCGATGGCCCCGGGTCCCGCGCCCTTTGGTACAAAGTATCTCGCCAGCCAAGTCCAGATGCGGGCGCCGGTGGTGGTTAAGTGGCGTCCCAGAGGATCCGGCGCTGCGGAAAGCGGAGGTGAGCTGGTGTCTCTGTGGAGCCAGGGAGCTGTtgctgcggcggcggcggcgacagCAATAAAGCTGTCTTCGGTTCTCCTCCTTTGCCTCTCTGGGTCCTGCGTGGGAAGGGTCGGGCCTCGTTGTCATTGGGCCAGAGTGATTAGCGCGCCCGGCCAAAGGGCGGCTGGGCCCGCGGAGAGGGGAGGAGTCCCGGGTCCGGCCCGAAAGGCACCGCCCCCGGGGCCCGCAGGGCAGCTCGCGGGAGGCGGGCCAGCGGTCTCGGCCCCGTCCCTGCGCTGCGGCGCCAGGCCCTCCAGGGTTGGGCGCCCGGTCCCGCCGGCCGGTATCCCGGGCAGCGTCCGCGCCCAGCTCCCGGCCGGTAAGAAGGTGACCCCCGGCGCTGGGAAGAGCCGAGCCCTTTCCGGTCCGGCCAGTCGGGCGCTTCCGGCCGGAAGGGGCTCGGAGGTGGGGGGAACGGAAGGGAAGTCCCGCCTCTGCCGCGCCGCGGACGCTGTGGACGCGGTGGACGCTGCCACGCACCTGGCCGGGTCCGAGAGGGGAGGGTAGGTGAGGTCCTCGGGGTGCGGAGAACCCGTTTCGACCGTCCGAGGTGTCCGGGCGTCGGGGCGAGAGAGCACGGGTGGCTGTGCCTAGGGCTGGAACGTGGAACTTTGGGGGAAGGGGGTTGGAGGCCGGCCTGGGGGCTCCGGAGGGATAGGGGAATAACCCGGCGCTGAGAGTGTCAGGGGTCTTGGACCCAGAGCAACACCCTCCCCCCACACCTGCCATCCGCATCTCCTGCCCGCTTGTCCCCTCCCCAAATCCGGGCGCGCCCGCCTCTTCACTCCTCACACAGCACAtcaccccgccccccacccccggtGCTCGCTTTAGACCTCTCTCCCTGCGGTGGTACTGACCTCCGACCCCCTTTGTTTCCCTCTAGACCTGATTCCGGGGCTGCCATGATTGAAGTGGTAGCAGAGCTGAGCCGGGGCCCTGTGTTTCTGGCGGGGGAGGCACTGGAGTGTGTAGTGACTGTCAccaaccccctgccccccacagccACTTCTGCATCCAGGTGGGAATGGGGGTACCGAATGATGAAAGTCGTCCTTCTGGGAGGGAGCCTGGTATCTATAGTGCTGTAGCTACACCAACACCTTTTCGCTCATTGTGCTCACATTGTAGGAGAATGTATTTAACAGAAGATGCAGATGACATAgctctcccctctctttttctctccctcctacATTCCCCTTTATACCAGTAATGTATTTCTCTTCGTTTaatggtttctttttggggttctGGATTTTCCTGATCCCTTGGTTGGCTACCTCACCTTGTTGGTCTTCTTAGACTTCATGTTAGGGAGTTGGAGGGAGCATTTGTGATGCCAGGAGCTACTTTGAtaactccttttcctcttcccataGTGAGGCTCTGGCCTGGGCCAGTGCCCAAATCCACTGCCAGTTCCATGTCAGTGAGAGTCGAGTGGCACTGCCTCCGCCTGATTCCAGTCAGCCAGAAGTCCAGCCTGAGAGCCAGACTGTCTTTCTGCCACACCGAGGTTAGAGGTGGGACATTTGCTTTTGAAGGAGAATAGAGTCATTGTCACTCATGGGTGAAATTGTGGGGGAATGTAATTACTGCTTTGGGGGTGTAAGACTATGTTCCTGTCTCATAACAGGGAAAGAGGGGTAGCTTCGTCAATGCTGCCCTTTACTGGCAGCCTTCACTCTCCCCACTTGCTATACCTTCTTTATCCAGCACTGGATAACAGGGGCATTAGATTGCAGTCTTTCTTATCTCTTTTAGGTGAGAGGGGTCAGTGTATCCTTTCCACTCCACCAAAAATCCTATTCTGTGACCTGAGGCTAGATCCTGGAGAGTCCAAATCATGTGAGTGACTGTCCCTTGCCCCTGGATTGCCTTCTAAGGCTCCTGGAGGGAGGACTCCTCTGACTGCCTCTGGCTGCCCTGACTATTACTTCCCAACCAGACACCTACAGCGAAGTGCTGCCCATAGAGGGACCACCTTCCTTTCGGGGTCAGTCAGTCAAGTACGTCTACAAACTGACCATTGGCTGCCAGCGTGTCAACTCCCCCATCACTTTACTCAGGGTCCCTTTGAGGGTTCTTGTATTGACTGGTAAGTTAGGGGTCCTGGAGGGAAGGGCTGGAGAAGAACCTCACTGAAATAGGGGGCTTGTGAGAGGGGCTGAAAGGACCCTTCCTGGACTTGATGAAGGTATTAGGGAGTTGAGGAGAGATGGTTCTGGAGACTAGATGGAGATGTGTGCCTAAGCCATGGTTTCCCTTATCTTTAACCCTCTCAGGTTGGAGTCTAAAACCCTAACTTCTACTCTCATCTCTGTTCTCTCCAGCATTACATCTCCACCCATTCTCTCTGTAGGCCTTCAAGATGTCCAGTTTCCTCAGGATGAGGCTGTAGCCCCATCCAGTCCATTCCTAGAGGGGGATGACAGTGGGAAGAAGGATTCATGGCTTGCAGAGCTGGCTGGGGAGCGCCTCATGGCTGCCACATCTTGCCGCAGCCTCCGTGAGAATTCTTTCAGAATTGCCCCACCCCATCTCTCCTCTCATAGTATTCCTGTATTAGAGACTGATTTTCCTAAACGTCACATACATCTGAGGATCTATTAATATTTACTCCAGATTATAGGGAAAAGCCCCACTTTTTGGCCCCTGGTTCCCAGTCCTAGACATTCCCCAGTGTGAACTCCAGGCTTATAGTTTCCCATTCTCCCCAGATCTGTACAATATCAGTGATGGCCGAGGGAAAGTTGGGACATTTGGCATCTTCAAATCAGTATACAGACTCGGCGAGGACGTGGTAGGGACCTTAAACTTAGGAGAAGGAACCGTAGCTTGTTTGCAGGTGAGGAGGGGGTGAACTTTGGGGCACTGGGCCTGAAGGGCTAGgatgggaggaggagaaggaccTGCTTGAAGAGCATTGCTGTGTGGAAATGGACAGTTCGGTCACCCAGGGTCTCCTTAGTGGGTAGACCAGTTAGAGGTTGGGCTTCCTTCTTACCTACTGTCAGCACTTCTGAATGTCTGTTAGCTCACATCTTTTTTCTTGCTCCCAGTTTTCAGTAAGTTTACAGACAGAGGAGTGTGTACAGCCTGAGTACCAGCGGCGCCGTGGGGCAGGGGGCACCCCCTCTGTGTCCCATGTGACTCATGCCCGGCACCAGGAGTCCTGCTTACACACGACCAGAACCAGcttctccctccccatccctctcaGCTCCACCCCAGGCTTCTGCACAGCCATTGGTGAGACCCTGACCATTaatgggggaaggaggtgggaggaAGGAGAATAAAATGCTTAGTTTAGGTACAGTGTAATGAATCCTGATTCCCAACACACTCCTAGACTTACCCACACCTGGCCTCTGACTCTTAACAGTTTTCTCTTCAGCCTCTACCCCTCTTTCTTAGATGCACTGAGCCCAAAACTTAACAGCCCTGCAGATCTCCTTCCTCACCCCTACCTATTAAGACCTTGTGATGCACTGGTTTCTGATCCCCCAGAACATTTACCTTGAGCTACCTAGTTCTGACTGACCCAGTTTTGGGTTATTAGGTACTTGGCCCATCTATCTTTGTCTCATGTCTCTGGTTAACACACTAGATTTCTTAGGGAA
Proteins encoded:
- the RGP1 gene encoding RAB6A-GEF complex partner protein 2 isoform X1 — encoded protein: MIEVVAELSRGPVFLAGEALECVVTVTNPLPPTATSASSEALAWASAQIHCQFHVSESRVALPPPDSSQPEVQPESQTVFLPHRGERGQCILSTPPKILFCDLRLDPGESKSYTYSEVLPIEGPPSFRGQSVKYVYKLTIGCQRVNSPITLLRVPLRVLVLTGLQDVQFPQDEAVAPSSPFLEGDDSGKKDSWLAELAGERLMAATSCRSLHLYNISDGRGKVGTFGIFKSVYRLGEDVVGTLNLGEGTVACLQFSVSLQTEECVQPEYQRRRGAGGTPSVSHVTHARHQESCLHTTRTSFSLPIPLSSTPGFCTAIVSLKWRLHFEFVTSREPGLVLLPPMEHPEPATWTGPEQVPVDTFSWDLPIKVLPTSPTLASYAAPGPSTSTITI
- the RGP1 gene encoding RAB6A-GEF complex partner protein 2 isoform X2; the encoded protein is MSVRVEWHCLRLIPVSQKSSLRARLSFCHTEVRGERGQCILSTPPKILFCDLRLDPGESKSYTYSEVLPIEGPPSFRGQSVKYVYKLTIGCQRVNSPITLLRVPLRVLVLTGLQDVQFPQDEAVAPSSPFLEGDDSGKKDSWLAELAGERLMAATSCRSLHLYNISDGRGKVGTFGIFKSVYRLGEDVVGTLNLGEGTVACLQFSVSLQTEECVQPEYQRRRGAGGTPSVSHVTHARHQESCLHTTRTSFSLPIPLSSTPGFCTAIVSLKWRLHFEFVTSREPGLVLLPPMEHPEPATWTGPEQVPVDTFSWDLPIKVLPTSPTLASYAAPGPSTSTITI